One Sodalis praecaptivus DNA segment encodes these proteins:
- a CDS encoding YsnF/AvaK domain-containing protein, with the protein MAHEKIVTLFDTVQQAKDARRELEAAGFANHDISIISGEDLQSEGKAIRHPSLWQRLFGTGVDKENAELYTQALDTGGVILTLRAKEDDVPQALAILDASGAAAGAGADYAGGPDTGYARDVEDYQTTSPIGRTQAGIDAPDYEDEALLPVSRGVLPDAADVARDGAPSYDVGDETSPASRSLDPDAPREEVLRLAEERLEVGKRVVREGATRVRRYVVNEDVEAEVALHEQHADIFRRARNEPAYLDEVDWSDKTVEVAETREQPVINKTADIVEEVVVRTDGSDRVARVNETVRRQEVDIEHIDDERTREETYPATGEQRLRGEDPLLEEERDPLWVDEDGLPNEERNGALDPLRDPKRK; encoded by the coding sequence ATGGCACACGAAAAAATCGTAACGTTGTTCGATACTGTCCAGCAGGCGAAAGACGCCCGGCGAGAGCTTGAAGCCGCCGGTTTTGCGAATCACGATATCAGTATTATCTCCGGCGAGGACCTGCAATCGGAAGGGAAAGCGATTCGTCATCCTAGCTTGTGGCAGCGCCTATTTGGTACCGGCGTCGATAAAGAAAATGCGGAACTTTATACGCAAGCGCTGGATACCGGCGGTGTGATTCTGACCTTGCGCGCCAAAGAGGACGACGTGCCGCAGGCGCTGGCGATTCTGGACGCGAGCGGTGCAGCGGCCGGCGCTGGCGCGGACTATGCGGGGGGGCCAGACACCGGCTATGCTCGCGACGTCGAGGACTATCAGACAACATCTCCCATTGGCCGGACTCAGGCCGGTATTGACGCGCCAGACTATGAAGATGAGGCGCTATTGCCCGTAAGCCGCGGGGTATTGCCGGATGCCGCGGATGTGGCGCGCGATGGCGCCCCGTCTTACGACGTCGGGGATGAAACGTCCCCAGCCTCCCGCTCTCTTGACCCTGACGCGCCGCGTGAAGAAGTCTTGCGCCTGGCGGAAGAGCGGCTTGAAGTGGGTAAACGGGTGGTTAGAGAGGGCGCCACGCGCGTACGTCGCTATGTGGTGAATGAGGATGTCGAGGCCGAGGTGGCGCTACATGAGCAACATGCCGATATCTTTCGCCGCGCCCGAAACGAACCGGCTTATCTGGATGAAGTCGATTGGTCGGATAAAACCGTCGAGGTCGCCGAAACCCGCGAGCAGCCGGTGATTAATAAAACCGCCGACATCGTGGAAGAAGTGGTGGTGCGCACCGACGGCTCCGATCGGGTTGCGCGGGTAAACGAAACCGTACGCCGCCAGGAAGTCGATATCGAGCATATTGATGATGAAAGAACACGCGAGGAAACGTATCCCGCGACGGGGGAACAGCGGTTGCGCGGTGAAGATCCTCTGCTAGAGGAAGAACGCGACCCGTTGTGGGTGGATGAAGACGGTCTCCCTAACGAGGAGCGCAACGGTGCTCTTGATCCGCTGCGCGATCCCAAACGGAAATAA
- a CDS encoding YsnF/AvaK domain-containing protein: MRNHSADDSSPPSTAQGETAETVQETLPLAQERVEVAKQRVVQGRVRVTRRTTEREQAIEEWLQQENVEIHRVIKGTPLEAHPAIREEDGVMIIPVVDEHVEVVRTLVLREEIHIRKVTTAVPYQESVTLRSQDITVEKQRDDE; encoded by the coding sequence ATGCGTAATCACTCGGCGGATGACTCGTCGCCGCCCTCTACGGCACAGGGGGAAACCGCGGAAACCGTCCAGGAGACCCTGCCGTTGGCTCAGGAGCGGGTCGAGGTAGCGAAACAGCGGGTAGTGCAGGGGCGCGTTAGGGTCACGCGCAGGACAACCGAGCGCGAGCAGGCCATTGAGGAGTGGTTACAACAGGAAAATGTCGAGATACACCGCGTTATAAAAGGGACGCCGCTGGAAGCCCATCCCGCTATCCGTGAGGAAGATGGCGTGATGATTATTCCGGTGGTGGATGAGCATGTTGAAGTGGTGCGCACATTGGTGTTGCGGGAAGAGATCCACATTCGCAAAGTGACGACCGCCGTCCCTTATCAGGAGAGTGTGACGTTGCGCAGTCAGGATATAACCGTTGAAAAACAGCGGGATGATGAATGA
- a CDS encoding DUF1615 domain-containing protein, with product MLTLLLGLTGCGSQQSKQADSARPEVVKAHILRLMPSSVRDRPGWAADIAAALSAQTLPASTENICSVLAVIAQESNFNADPTVPNLAGIARAEIDRRGAARHIPAFVMHAALLLPSSDGRSYSTRLDKVRSEKDLSDLFDDFIDAVPLGQRLFGNLNPVHTGGPMQVSIAFAQAHAEHYPYPIPGTLRQEVFTRRGGIYFGLAHLLGYPAAYSQPLYRFADYNAGWYASRNAAFQSAVSRISGKKLALDGDLINYAADSPGQTELALRSVQQPLGLSASAIRQMLEQGERESFEKTALYRQVYALAERGGKRLPREMLPGIKLESPKITRDLTTAWFAKRVDSRYQRCVDDDRGG from the coding sequence ATGCTGACGCTGCTGCTGGGACTTACCGGCTGCGGCAGTCAACAAAGTAAGCAGGCCGACAGCGCCAGACCGGAGGTGGTGAAGGCGCATATCCTGCGCCTGATGCCCTCCAGCGTGCGCGATAGGCCGGGTTGGGCTGCCGATATCGCCGCCGCGCTGTCGGCGCAGACCCTTCCCGCCAGCACGGAAAATATCTGTTCCGTCCTGGCGGTCATTGCTCAAGAATCCAACTTTAATGCCGATCCCACGGTGCCAAATTTGGCGGGGATCGCCCGGGCTGAAATCGACCGCCGCGGCGCCGCGCGGCATATTCCGGCGTTTGTGATGCATGCCGCGTTACTACTCCCTTCATCCGATGGCCGCAGTTACAGCACGCGGCTAGATAAGGTGCGCAGCGAGAAAGATCTCAGCGACCTGTTTGATGATTTTATCGACGCCGTGCCGCTGGGACAGCGTCTGTTCGGCAACCTCAATCCGGTGCACACCGGCGGGCCCATGCAGGTCAGTATCGCCTTCGCGCAGGCTCACGCCGAGCATTATCCCTATCCCATTCCGGGCACGTTGCGTCAGGAAGTGTTCACCCGCCGCGGGGGGATCTATTTCGGCCTGGCGCATTTACTCGGTTATCCCGCCGCCTATTCCCAGCCGCTGTACCGCTTTGCCGACTATAACGCCGGCTGGTACGCCAGCCGCAACGCCGCCTTTCAAAGCGCGGTCAGCCGCATTAGCGGTAAAAAGCTGGCGCTCGATGGCGATCTGATCAATTACGCTGCCGACAGCCCGGGCCAGACGGAACTGGCGCTGCGTTCGGTGCAGCAACCGCTGGGATTGAGCGCATCGGCGATTCGTCAAATGCTTGAGCAGGGGGAACGAGAGAGCTTCGAGAAAACGGCCCTCTACCGGCAGGTTTACGCCCTGGCGGAACGCGGCGGTAAACGGTTACCGCGGGAAATGCTGCCCGGCATTAAACTGGAAAGCCCGAAGATCACCCGCGATCTGACCACCGCCTGGTTCGCCAAGCGGGTCGATAGCCGTTATCAGCGCTGCGTCGACGACGATCGCGGCGGCTAA
- a CDS encoding YhbP family protein, whose protein sequence is MDDQLAAICRFITKQHVLTLCAGNLDDLWCANCFYVFHQPAMALWLLTSPQTRHGELMRQNARVAGTIAPQPKTVALIKGVQYRGIITCLEGEEEQQARRRYYHRFPLAKALPSAIWQLDLLEVKMTDNTLGFGKKLRWRREAL, encoded by the coding sequence ATGGATGATCAACTGGCGGCCATTTGCCGCTTTATCACTAAACAGCACGTCCTGACGCTGTGCGCCGGCAACCTCGACGATCTTTGGTGCGCCAACTGCTTTTATGTCTTCCACCAGCCGGCGATGGCGCTATGGTTGTTGACCTCTCCGCAAACCCGCCACGGCGAACTGATGCGGCAAAATGCACGGGTAGCCGGAACCATTGCCCCACAGCCGAAAACGGTAGCGTTAATAAAAGGCGTCCAGTATCGCGGTATCATCACCTGTCTCGAGGGCGAGGAGGAACAACAGGCGCGTAGACGCTATTATCATCGCTTCCCGCTGGCGAAAGCGCTGCCCTCTGCGATCTGGCAGTTGGATTTGCTGGAGGTAAAAATGACCGACAATACCCTGGGCTTCGGCAAAAAATTGCGCTGGCGGCGGGAAGCCCTTTGA